Proteins encoded in a region of the Mucilaginibacter sabulilitoris genome:
- a CDS encoding helix-turn-helix domain-containing protein → MNIGKIIAGLRGTKGWSQSDLASKSGVSRVMIGKYEREEAVPSIEAAKKIAEAFEVSLDYLAGEGINDQFDKKTIQRMRDIEDLNPAIKEKLFFLIDTILRDTKTQKTYAHT, encoded by the coding sequence ATGAATATAGGAAAGATCATTGCCGGATTGCGGGGTACAAAAGGTTGGTCACAAAGTGACTTAGCTTCCAAAAGCGGTGTTTCCAGGGTAATGATCGGTAAGTACGAGCGTGAGGAAGCCGTACCCTCAATAGAGGCGGCTAAGAAGATCGCAGAAGCCTTTGAAGTATCTCTGGATTATCTTGCTGGCGAAGGCATCAACGATCAGTTCGATAAAAAGACCATACAGCGTATGCGGGATATTGAGGATTTGAACCCGGCTATTAAAGAAAAGCTTTTCTTCCTGATCGATACAATTTTAAGGGACACCAAAACCCAAAAGACATACGCCCATACATAA
- a CDS encoding peptidase associated/transthyretin-like domain-containing protein: MKRLLIICTVLCISTNILYAQNKTIKGRVVDDHLETLPYVSIVINDTVKVGKTDLNGFFQIDIPISVKKISFESVGLDIATIELVDKCNEVEVVMMLRGTYDFTTTKRVDKLRMKTFKKLPQLHKEAFEKGIFKTDKACYAQEFIPYYKKTRK, translated from the coding sequence ATGAAGAGATTATTAATTATTTGTACTGTGCTGTGTATTTCAACAAATATTCTTTATGCCCAGAATAAAACAATTAAAGGAAGGGTAGTTGATGATCATTTGGAAACTTTGCCATACGTATCTATTGTCATAAATGACACAGTTAAAGTTGGTAAAACAGATTTAAATGGTTTTTTTCAAATAGACATCCCTATTTCAGTGAAAAAAATATCATTTGAATCTGTCGGATTAGATATAGCAACTATAGAGCTTGTAGATAAATGTAATGAAGTGGAGGTTGTAATGATGTTAAGGGGTACTTATGATTTTACAACTACAAAGAGAGTAGATAAACTTCGAATGAAAACATTCAAGAAACTACCCCAATTACATAAGGAAGCATTTGAGAAAGGTATATTCAAAACGGATAAAGCTTGCTATGCACAAGAGTTTATCCCTTACTATAAGAAAACACGAAAGTGA